The sequence AACAGGTCGTCCGACACGTCGCCGTCGCTCATCGCCTGCAGGTAACGCTCGACGTAGTCCTCCAGGCACTCGCGCTGGCATGCGAACTGTTCCTGCGGAACGCCCGCGACTTGCGCGGCGACCGGTGTCGCCAGTGCCAGCAGGCCCGTGCCTGCAACGGCTGCAATCAGATGCTTCATGAAAAACCCTCCCCTTGGCTTTCAGCGGACATAATCAATTTGTCGGCTCCGCACCAGCATTCCACAGGGCATTGAGTGCGGGGAGCAGGTGTTGGCGGTGCGCGGCAGGTACGCGTTCGAGCAATTCGGCCTCGAAGCTCTCGATGATACGGCGTGCCTCGGCCAGCTTGGTCTGGCCATCGCCGGTCAGTTCAAGGCCGACCGACTTCCCGTCGATCGCCTCGCGTGCGACCAGCCCGGCATCTTCCAGCCGCTTCAGGATCGGCACCATGTTGGCGCGCTGGATATCCAGCTTGCGACCCAGCGCGCTGGCGGTGGCGCCGGGGTTCGCCTGGATCAGCATCAGCAGCGAGACATCGCTCTGCCGCAGTTCCAGCGGTTCAAGCCGCGCGGACAGCTCCGCCCCCGTCGCGAAGGCGGCGCGGCGCAGGGCATAGCCCGGGTAGTGGGAGAGCGGGTCCTTCATCGCGATTGCTATTGTTCATAGCAAAATTTATGTTATGAGCAATAACAATTGTGACACAACCCGCGAGTCGCGGGACAGAGGAGATGAAATCATGGCCATGCCGTCCCAACCCGATCCCCGTCCGCAGGAAGAAACCGTCAAGTACGAGATCGTCGACGGCGTCGCCTGGGTCTATTTCAACCGTCCGGACAAGCGGAACTGCATGAGCCCCAAGCTCAACCGGCAGATGTTGATCGTGCTGGAGGAACTGGAATTCCGCGACGACGTGCAGGTGCTCGTCCTGACGGGCGAAGGCAGCTCGTGGTCGGCTGGCATGGACCTGCTCGAATACTTCCGCGAGGCTGAGCTGCAGGGCATCCACAAGACCCGCCAGCACCAGCGCGAAGCCTACAGCTGGTGGGAACGCCTGCGCTGGTACGAGAAGCCGACCATCGGCATGATCAACGGCTGGTGCTTCGGCGGTGCCTATGGCCCGCTGTTCGCTTGCGACCTGGCCTTCTGCTCCGACGATGCACAGTTCGGCCTGTCGGAAATCAACTGGGCCATCCTGCCCGGCGGCGGCGCCTCCAAGGTGGCGGCAGAGCTGCTGAACTTCCGTGACGCCATGTACCACGCGATGATGGGCGAGAACCTGACCGGTCCCGAAGCCGCGGCCAAGGGCATGGTCAATGAATCGCTGCCCGCCGACAAGCTGAAGGCGCGCGTGCAGGAAGTGGCCGACAACCTGAAGAAGAAGGACACCCACGCCCTTCGCGCCACCAAGTGGGCCGTGCGCCGCGTGCGCGAGATGACCTACGATAATGCCGAGGATTACCTGATCCGCGCGCAGGAAGCGCTCAACGATTTCGGCGGCTGGGAAACCCGCAAGGAAGCCACCAAGCAGTTCCTTGACGAGAAGACCTTCAAGCCCGGCCTCGGCGCTTTCGACAAGACCAAGGTCCAAAAGGACTGATTGCAAACTTCGTCGATCCCGCGCAGGCGGGATGGAAATTCCCCGCGACGGCGGCCCGGCAGCGGGCGCAGCCGGCGTGGGGATGACGATTGGAGATGGACATGACCGACACCCGCCGTTTCACCAACGCCCAGATCGACCGGCTGCTGCGCCCCAAGAGCGTGGCCGTCATCGGCGCCTCCGACCGCCACGGCGCGCTGGGCGCGACGCTGCTCAACAACCTCGTGCAGTACGAATTCGACGGCGACATCTACCCGGTGAACCCCAAGCGGGACGAGCTGCAGGGGCTGAAGGTCTACAAGTCGGCCGAGGAACTGCCCGAGGGGATCGACTGTGCCGTGCTGGCGATCCCGCGTCCCTTCGTGGTCGATACCGTCCGCGTGCTGGGCGAACGCGGCTGCGGCGCGGTGGTGATCTATTCGGCCGGCTTCTCCGAAGCGGGTGAGGAAGGCGCGAAGGACCAGGCCGAACTGGCGCGCATCGCCGAACAGTACGGCATGATCATCGAAGGCCCGAACTGCCTCGGCTGCACCAACTATGTCGAGCGCGTGCCGCTGACCTTCGTCGAAACCAACATGAAATCGCCGCCCAAGGGCGTGCGCGCCGTGGGCGTCGCCAGCCAGTCGGGCGCGCTGGCCGCGGTGCTCGCCACCACGCTGCACCCGCGCGAATGCTATGTCAGCACCTCGGTCTCCACCGGCAACGAGGCCGCCTCGGGCGTGGAGGACTATGTCGAATGGCTGGTGGATGACGAGAACACCCACGTCATCGCCATGTATGTCGAAAACTTCCGTCGTCCCGCCGCCTTCATCGCCGCTGCCCGCCGGGCGCGCGCTGCGGGGAAGCCCATCGTGCTGCTGCATCCGGGCAAGAGCGACAAGGCGCAGGAAAGCGCCGCCACCCACACCGGGGCGATGGCAGGCGACTTCAAGCTGATGAAGACCAAGCTGGCGCGCGAAGGCGTGATCTTCGCCGAGACGCTGGAAGAGCTGGCCGACATCACCACCATTGCGCTGACCTGTCCCAGCCTGCCGGGCGCCAACATGGTGGTGCTGGGCGAAAGCGGCGCGCTGCGCGGCCTCGCCTTCGACATTGCCGAGGACATTGGCCTCGACCTGCTGCACCTCGACGACGACAACTCGCCGAAACTGCGCGAGGTGCTGCCCGATTTCGTGCCGGTGTCGAACCCCACGGACATTACCGCGATCGGCCTGTCCGAGCCGGAGATCTACACCAAGCTGCTCACCGCGCTGCTGGAGGATGACCGGGTCGGCAGCGTGGTCGCCTCGATTATCCAGTCGGACCCGATCACCTCGAAGATCAAGTTTCCCGCCATTCAGAAGGTGCTGGACGGCCATACCTTCGACAAGCCGCTGGTCTTTGCCGGGGTCGACGAAGGCGCCAACGTGCCGCAGGAATATATCGATGGCCTGCGCGCCGTGGGCATTCCCTGGTTCGCCAGCACCGAGCGTGCCTATCGCGCCATTGCCCGCCTGGCCGACCTCGCCAAGCGCGACCTGACCGACCGTTCGGGCGAGCCGCTGCCGATTGCCGGCATTGCCGACGAGCACGGCGTCATTCCCGAATATCGTGCCAAGGACCTGCTGCGTCCGCTGGGCATCCCGTTCCCCGACAGCACCTTCGCGGCCAGCGCCGACGATGCCGCTGCCGCGGCCGATACGCTGGGCTATCCGGTGGTGATGAAGGCCCAGGCCGCTGCGCTGGGCCACAAGAGCGATGCCGGTGGCGTGATCCTGAACCTCAAGTCCGCCGACGAAGTGCGCGAAGCCTTCACCCGCATGTTCGACAACGTCGCTTCCTACGATGCCTCGATCACGCTCGACGGCGTGCTGGTGGAGAAGATGGGCACCATGGGCACCGAGATGATCGTCGGCGCCAAGCACGATCCCGAATGGGGTCCGGTGGTGCTGGCCGGCTTTGGCGGCGTGACCGCGGAAATCCTCAAGGACGTGAAGCTGTTCACGCCGGACCTTGGCGCGGAGCAGGTCAAGGAAGGCCTGCTGTCGCTGCAACAGGCCCCGCTGCTGACCGGCTGGCGCGGCAGCCCGGCGCTCGACGTCGATGCGCTGGCAGAGCTGATCGTGCAGATGGGCCGGGTGATGACCGGCAATCCCGCGATCCGCGAAATCGACCTCAACCCGGTGATCGTCTACCCGCAGGGACAGGGCGTGATCGCGCTCGACGCGCTGATGCTGGTCGACTGATGCAGGCGGTCAGGACCGGGTGTAGTCGATCCTGATCCGCACCCAGGTCCCGACCTGGTATTCCCCGCGCAGGCGCGGCGGCCGGACCCGGAACTGCCACGCGGCGGCCTGGGTGGCCCGCGCTATGCCGGAGCCTTGCGGGTATTCGTCGATTACCTGGCAATCGATCACCCGCCAGTTCGGCGCGGTCTTGCAGGCGATCAGGCCCCAGCCAGCGCTGTTGGCGGTGGAGAGATAGCCCGCCAGCTCGCTGTGCGAGGGCTCGCGATACCAGCGCGCGGCATAGAGCGGAGAGCCGTCGGGCGCGGTGCCGACCACCGGACTGTCCTCCCCATTTCGTGAGCCGGTATCTGCCGGGCCGTAACTCCTGTCGGACCGTACCACCGCACCGATGCGCGAGCTGGGTGACGGGCTGGGCGTGGGCACGGGAACGGGCGGCGCTGGCCGGAGCGTCGGTACCGGCAGGGCGGACGGCAAGGGCAGCAAGGCCGGGAGCGGCGTGTCAGGCTGCTCCGGCTGCGGTTCGGCTTCGGCAGGCGCGCTGGCGCCCGGCGGGTCCGGCTGTGCTTCCTCTTCCTGCGCGGGAGCAGGCGGTTCGCTGACGTCGAAGCTGCTGATGGCCACCGTATCGGGTTCGGGATCGCTCCGCCCCATGCCGAGCGACAACAGCAGCAGGATGATCGCCGCCTCGATTGCCAGCGCGAGGGTGAAGCCGGCACCGCGACGCGCGGCTTCCTCGGAAAGGCCGGGAGCCAGCTTCCGCCACCACGGCAGATCTGCCTGGACTTGGTCGAGTGATTGGATGGCTTTCGCTTCCCTGACGGCGAGACCGGCGCGCTATCGCGGC is a genomic window of Aurantiacibacter sp. MUD11 containing:
- a CDS encoding p-hydroxycinnamoyl CoA hydratase/lyase; the protein is MAMPSQPDPRPQEETVKYEIVDGVAWVYFNRPDKRNCMSPKLNRQMLIVLEELEFRDDVQVLVLTGEGSSWSAGMDLLEYFREAELQGIHKTRQHQREAYSWWERLRWYEKPTIGMINGWCFGGAYGPLFACDLAFCSDDAQFGLSEINWAILPGGGASKVAAELLNFRDAMYHAMMGENLTGPEAAAKGMVNESLPADKLKARVQEVADNLKKKDTHALRATKWAVRRVREMTYDNAEDYLIRAQEALNDFGGWETRKEATKQFLDEKTFKPGLGAFDKTKVQKD
- a CDS encoding acetate--CoA ligase family protein, translated to MTDTRRFTNAQIDRLLRPKSVAVIGASDRHGALGATLLNNLVQYEFDGDIYPVNPKRDELQGLKVYKSAEELPEGIDCAVLAIPRPFVVDTVRVLGERGCGAVVIYSAGFSEAGEEGAKDQAELARIAEQYGMIIEGPNCLGCTNYVERVPLTFVETNMKSPPKGVRAVGVASQSGALAAVLATTLHPRECYVSTSVSTGNEAASGVEDYVEWLVDDENTHVIAMYVENFRRPAAFIAAARRARAAGKPIVLLHPGKSDKAQESAATHTGAMAGDFKLMKTKLAREGVIFAETLEELADITTIALTCPSLPGANMVVLGESGALRGLAFDIAEDIGLDLLHLDDDNSPKLREVLPDFVPVSNPTDITAIGLSEPEIYTKLLTALLEDDRVGSVVASIIQSDPITSKIKFPAIQKVLDGHTFDKPLVFAGVDEGANVPQEYIDGLRAVGIPWFASTERAYRAIARLADLAKRDLTDRSGEPLPIAGIADEHGVIPEYRAKDLLRPLGIPFPDSTFAASADDAAAAADTLGYPVVMKAQAAALGHKSDAGGVILNLKSADEVREAFTRMFDNVASYDASITLDGVLVEKMGTMGTEMIVGAKHDPEWGPVVLAGFGGVTAEILKDVKLFTPDLGAEQVKEGLLSLQQAPLLTGWRGSPALDVDALAELIVQMGRVMTGNPAIREIDLNPVIVYPQGQGVIALDALMLVD
- a CDS encoding MarR family winged helix-turn-helix transcriptional regulator, whose product is MKDPLSHYPGYALRRAAFATGAELSARLEPLELRQSDVSLLMLIQANPGATASALGRKLDIQRANMVPILKRLEDAGLVAREAIDGKSVGLELTGDGQTKLAEARRIIESFEAELLERVPAAHRQHLLPALNALWNAGAEPTN